From one Trifolium pratense cultivar HEN17-A07 linkage group LG1, ARS_RC_1.1, whole genome shotgun sequence genomic stretch:
- the LOC123893640 gene encoding uncharacterized protein LOC123893640, with translation MMDENPKKKGTDGMVAPKKRMSVVFRDTANTRNRNDQICSRVGCSSTANPPKVAQVRPSEKGKSSRPSMQSTSSGKEVIGSSRRTATNPAKPLVKPRRTLTSSGLQADKEGKESTNVTLTEVRKSSGVSNLSSQRNFNQRPGTGFSQRENESIRPAKQAVSSSKYGLRNLRCNTISDIIPSSCSSSDSTLNRKKAMVKKINTGGESSSTVKGKMTGSSLEGLNSGSRNGIFISEARGSKNIPPRRDNSRTTVRPERSISRYARGGLSSQGNENLTETNEPRVQLPSSPKKRRKMGALLSRLTVIKNNTKFRLEIRQCSKLDNEGIWSNPVYVEPRSHSSVRSRMFIIHWSDTSIPRFIKFYCDGDCFEILTPQDFITNRKFIVEMNDQKNIPYVTRIKDTQPIICIA, from the exons ATGATGGATGAAAATCCTAAGAAAAAAGGCACCGATGGGATGGTAGCCCCTAAAAAAAGGATGAGCGTTGTGTTTAGAGACACCGCTAATACCAGAAATCGAAATGATCAAATTTGCAGCCGAGTAGGTTGCAGTAGTACTGCCAACCCTCCTAAGGTTGCTCAAGTCAGACCTTCCGAAAAAGGTAAATCTTCAAGGCCATCAATGCAGTCAACTTCAAGTGGCAAGGAGGTAATCGGTAGTTCCCGTAGAACAGCTACAAACCCAGCAAAACCACTTGTAAAGCCTCGGAGAACATTAACTTCAAGTGGACTTCAAGCTGACAAGGAAGGTAAAGAGTCTACTAATGTAACTTTGACGGAAGTAAGAAAATCTAGCGGGGTATCAAATTTAAGTTCTCAAAGGAATTTTAATCAAAGACCTGGAACTGGATTTAGTCAACGAGAAAATGAAAGCATTCGTCCGGCGAAACAAGCTGTTTCTAGCAGCAAGTATGGATTGAGGAACCTCAGATGCAATACTATATCTGATATCATCCCTTCTTCTTGCTCATCATCAGATTCTACCCTTAATAGAAAGAAGGCTATGGTAAAAAAGATAAACACTGGAGGGGAAAGTAGCTCAACTGTGAAAGGGAAGATGACCGGTTCTTCATTGGAAGGATTGAATTCTGGCTCCAGAAATGGAATATTTATATCTGAGGCAAGAGGATCTAAAAATATTCCTCCTCGTAGGGACAATAGCAGAACAACAGTTAGACCTGAAAGATCGATTAGTCGTTATGCCAGGGGAGGATTGTCTAGCCAAGGAAATGAAAACCTCACGGAAACCAATGAGCCCCGTGTTCAGTTACCTAGTTCGCCTAA aaaaagaagaaaaatgggtGCTTTACTGTCACGTTTAACAGTTATAAAAAACAATACCAAGTTTCGATTGGAGATCCGTCAGTGTTCTAAACTAGATAATGAAGGAATATGGAGCAATCCTGTTTATGTTGAACCACGTAGTCACTCATCTGTAAGATCCAGAATGTTTATTATTCATTGGAGTGATACATCAATCCCCAGGTTCATCAAATTTTATTGCGATGGAGATTGCTTTGAGATTTTAACCCCACAAGATTTCATAACCAACAGAAAATTCATTGTCGAAATGAATGATCAGAAGAACATACCATACGTCACCAGAATTAAAGACACTCAACCGATCAT CTGTATTGCTTGA
- the LOC123907418 gene encoding pentatricopeptide repeat-containing protein At5g10690 has translation MLLNQAFSSFHSKPLRSSYIPLSSSCSSSSSPIRRRSVKTTIPRKTNLKILTTRIVQLTRRKQLRQIFNEIEVAKKQFWKLNTIVMNAVIEACVRCGDIESAIRIFDEMKNPESCGVDTVTYATILKGLGKAHRFDEAFQLLESVENGTAVGSPKLSAPLVFGLLNALTEAGDLRRANGLLACYGSVLREGEHFSVSVYNLLIKGHINSGCPDTAINMLNEILHQGIMPDRLTYNTLILACVHSEKLDVAMQLFAEMKEKAQKFIHGDLFPDIVTYTTLLKGFGQAKDLVTVLQIVLEMKSCSELYIDRTAYTAMVDALLRCGSVKGALCIFGEIQKQIGCKQELRPKPHLYLSMMRAFAFQGDYDLVKNLHKRILPDTVGRILPVSQEEADHLLMEAALNAGQVDVAIKTLTYILSRWKGISWTSHGGMVASRIEALLGFSASLFNPFLLPQVLPSEPVEGFMIPFEETRPLQGTIKLRDVVSRFFNDAVVPIVDEWGSCTGLLHREDCNQLDAPLSTMMRSPPPSVSASTSVGHVIDLILEKRYPMVIIVNCTDVFATTYGCRAIGVFTLVQLNRLIKPVSEEKRDRPFTLQKMIT, from the exons ATGCTTCTAAACCAAGCTTTCTCTTCATTCCACTCAAAACCACTTCGTTCTTCATACATTCCTCtctcttcttcttgttcttcatcatcttctccaATACGGCGTCGTTCAGTGAAAACAACCATTCCACGCAAAACAAATCTCAAAATCCTCACAACACGCATAGTTCAACTCACTCGTCGTAAACAGCTTCGTCAGATTTTCAATGAAATTGAAGTTGCGAAGAAACAGTTTTGGAAGTTGAATACGATTGTTATGAATGCGGTTATTGAAGCTTGTGTTCGTTGTGGTGATATTGAATCAGCTATTAGGATTTTTGATGAGATGAAAAATCCTGAATCTTGTGGTGTGGATACTGTTACTTATGCTACCATTTTGAAG ggTTTAGGCAAGGCACATAGATTTGATGAAGCTTTTCAATTGCTTGAATCTGTCGAAAATGGTACTGCCGTGGGAAGTCCAAAGTTGTCAGCACCATTGGTCTTCGGTTTGCTAAATGCCTTAACAGAAGCAG GAGACTTGCGTCGTGCAAATGGCCTCCTTGCCTGTTATGGTTCTGTGCTTCGTGAAGGCGAACATTTTTCAGTCTCAGTATACAACCTTCTAATAAAG GGGCATATAAACTCAGGCTGTCCTGACACTGCAATAAACATGCTCAATGAAATTTTACATCAAGGAATAATGCCCGACAGGCTCACATATAACACACTGATTTTAGCATGTGTTCATAGTGAAAAGTTGGATGTTGCCATGCAATTATTTGCGGAAATGAAG gaAAAAGCGCAGAAATTCATCCATGGTGATCTGTTTCCAGATATTGTTACATACACAACATTGCTCAAG GGTTTTGGGCAGGCAAAGGATCTCGTTACAGTTTTGCAAATAGTGCTGGAAATGAAATCATGTTCTGAGTTATACATTGATAGAACTGCTTACACTGCAATGGTTGACGCTTTACTAAGATGTGGCTCTGTTAAGG GTGCTCTGTGTATTTTTGGAGAAATACAGAAGCAGATTGGTTGTAAGCAAGAGTTGAGACCAAAGCCTCATCTCTATCTTTCTATGATGCGTGCCTTTGCTTTTCAAGGAGATTATGATCTGGTTAAAAATTTGCATAAGCGGATTTTACCAGATACAGTAGGAAGAATCCTACCAGTTTCCCAAGAAGAAGCCGACCACCTTCTAATGGAAGCAGCCCTGAACGCTGGCCAG GTCGATGTTGCTATTAAAACTCTTACATATATTCTTTCAAGATGGAAGGGCATATCCTGGACAAGTCATGGAGGAATG GTTGCTTCTCGTATTGAGGCCTTATTGGGATTCTCGGCATCTTTATTCAATCCTTTCTTACTTCCTCAG GTTTTGCCTTCTGAACCGGTTGAGGGTTTCATGATACCATTTGAAGAAACGCGGCCACTACAAGGAACCATAAAGCTGAGGGATGTGGTATCACGTTTCTTTAATGATGCAGTAGTTCCTATTGTAGATGAGTGGGGCAGTTGTACAGGGCTTTTGCACCGCGAAGACTGCAATCAG TTGGATGCTCCACTTTCAACCATGATGAGAAGCCCTCCTCCCAGTGTTTCAGCTTCAACATCTGTTGGTCATGTAATTGACTTAATTTTGGAGAAGCGTTACCCAATGGTTATCATTGTAAATTGCACCGATGTGTTTGCTACTACATACGGCTGTAGAGCGATTGGAGTTTTTACATTAGTACAATTGAATAGGCTTATCAAACCTGTATCTGAAGAGAAAAGGGATAGACCTTTCACTCTGCAGAAGATGATAACATAA
- the LOC123907423 gene encoding myb-like protein X, whose protein sequence is MATKPKDSSTVVGNEKKKTPSSNSPLTTAKRTTKPSTTAAAAAATTTTRTTPTTNKSNSTTPSEKNKPTTSIRKPKTESPIKPSPIRRRSLDKPLSSSNLTVKTTQPSTSRLHKALVSPGTRESTNPLKPISDKTPSDAKTKLVWKRATKKINTPNNNIATSNTTKKVANDHTSSANPAKTKTVITDSDSSNVKTVDVKEVTNQEAEVIKVESKEHASKVISPDVNKEFVHEHEHDKVLKDSDQPQNQGDDEKVISTVTEEIAEKEPQEEKPEVEHEVKQTNSENHPGEVDHSEIEREVAANEKEENESGVVIEDQKSDNNSENHRKEVDHSEVEREAAVNEKEENKSGIVLEDQKSENNNEDKPQVEHEQKQNNSENHQEEVDHSEVEREAAANDKEENESGIVIEDKKSENNNEERGGEEKEAVEGEVSEEVKEAKAEVAQPKQQLAAKGKHESQVSNDMIEETATKLLGRKNKVLALAGAFQTVIDHQGK, encoded by the coding sequence ATGGCAACAAAACCTAAAGATAGTAGCACAGTTGTTGGGAATGAGAAAAAGAAGACCCCATCTTCTAATTCTCCCCTCACAACAGCCAAAAGGACTACAAAACCATCCacaacagcagcagcagcagcagcaacaacaacaacaagaactaCCCCCACAACCAACAAGAGTAACTCAACCACTCCATCAGAGAAAAACAAGCCCACAACAAGTATCAGAAAGCCCAAAACTGAGAGTCCAATTAAGCCTTCTCCAATTAGAAGAAGATCATTGGATAAACCACTTTCATCTTCAAACTTAACAGTAAAAACAACACAACCATCAACTTCAAGATTACACAAAGCCCTTGTTTCCCCGGGCACTAGAGAAAGCACCAACCCTTTAAAACCCATTTCAGATAAGACACCAAGTGATGCAAAAACTAAGCTAGTATGGAAAAGGGCCACAAAGAAGATCAACACCCCTAATAACAACATTGCTACTTCTAACACCACAAAGAAGGTGGCTAATGATCATACTTCTTCTGCTAACCCTGCAAAGACCAAAACTGTGATTACAGATTCTGATTCATCAAATGTTAAAACTGTGGATGTTAAAGAAGTTACAAACCAAGAAGCTGAAGTGATAAAAGTGGAGAGTAAAGAACATGCATCTAAGGTGATTTCACCTGATGTAAACAAGGAATTTGTACATGAGCATGAACATGATAAGGTTCTTAAGGATTCTGACCAACCTCAGAATCAAGGTGATGATGAGAAAGTAATTTCTACAGTTACAGAAGAAATAGCAGAAAAGGAGCCACAAGAAGAGAAACCTGAAGTTGAGCATGAAGTGAAACAGACCAATAGTGAGAATCACCCAGGAGAAGTAGATCATTCTGAAATTGAAAGGGAAGTTGCTGCGAAtgaaaaggaagaaaatgaaagtgGGGTTGTAATAGAAGATCAAAAAAGTGACAACAATAGTGAGAATCACCGAAAAGAAGTTGATCATTCTGAGGTTGAAAGGGAAGCTGCTGTGAAtgaaaaggaagaaaataaaagtggGATTGTATTAGAAGATCAAAAAAGTGAGAACAACAATGAAGATAAACCTCAAGTTGAGCATGAACAGAAACAGAACAATAGTGAGAATCACCAGGAAGAAGTTGATCATTCTGAGGTTGAAAGGGAAGCTGCTGCAAATGATAAGGAGGAAAATGAAAGTGGGATTGTAATAGAAGATAAAAAAAGTGAGAACAACAATGAAGAACGGGGAGGGGAAGAGAAGGAAGCTGTTGAAGGAGAGGTAAGTGAAGAAGTTAAAGAAGCTAAGGCTGAGGTAGCACAACCAAAGCAACAATTAGCAGCAAAAGGGAAGCATGAATCTCAAGTGTCTAATGATATGATTGAGGAGACTGCAACCAAGCTGTTGGGGAGGAAGAACAAGGTTCTTGCATTGGCTGGAGCATTTCAAACTGTCATTGATCATCAAGGCAAATGA